In Anaerobacillus isosaccharinicus, one genomic interval encodes:
- a CDS encoding TIGR04053 family radical SAM/SPASM domain-containing protein, giving the protein MDLSFLSMKPKNYDENPFIVIWEVTRACALKCLHCRAEAQYQADPRQLSFEEGKKLIDEIATMDNPLFVFTGGDPLMRPDLYELAKYAIEEKKLPVSMTPSATPKVTKKAIDQAKEVGLSRWAFSLDGSTAEIHDHFRGTKGSYDLTMKGIDYLQELNIPIQINTTVSRYNLDDLPLMAEKVKEMGAVLWSLFFLIPTGRGMEKDMITADEHEEVMKWLFTIQQEMPYGVKATEAPHYRRVALQEKKRMKLGEKQGNKRLDTLGRAPKGVNDGDGFIFISHIGDVYPSGFLPVKCGNVRETPLPEIYRQSPILRELRDKSLIKGKCGACEYKEICGGSRARAYAVTGDYLESDPYCAYVPKAFQ; this is encoded by the coding sequence ATGGATTTATCTTTCTTATCAATGAAACCAAAAAATTATGATGAAAATCCGTTCATCGTTATTTGGGAAGTAACTAGAGCATGTGCTTTAAAATGTTTACACTGTAGAGCAGAAGCACAATATCAAGCGGATCCAAGACAGCTTTCTTTTGAGGAAGGTAAAAAATTAATAGATGAAATTGCAACGATGGATAACCCCTTATTTGTTTTTACTGGTGGCGACCCACTTATGAGACCAGATCTTTATGAATTGGCAAAATACGCAATTGAAGAAAAGAAGTTGCCAGTATCTATGACACCGAGCGCTACGCCAAAAGTAACGAAAAAGGCGATTGATCAAGCAAAAGAAGTTGGACTCTCTAGATGGGCGTTTAGTTTAGATGGCTCAACAGCTGAAATTCATGACCACTTTCGAGGTACAAAAGGTTCGTATGATTTAACAATGAAAGGTATTGATTACCTACAAGAACTTAACATTCCAATTCAAATTAACACAACAGTTTCTAGATATAACTTAGACGATCTACCTTTAATGGCTGAAAAAGTAAAAGAAATGGGTGCAGTGCTGTGGAGTTTATTTTTCCTAATCCCAACGGGTAGAGGGATGGAAAAAGATATGATTACTGCTGATGAGCATGAAGAAGTCATGAAGTGGTTATTTACTATCCAACAAGAAATGCCATATGGCGTCAAAGCAACCGAGGCTCCTCACTATCGCCGTGTTGCCTTGCAAGAAAAGAAACGAATGAAGCTGGGTGAAAAACAAGGGAACAAACGGCTAGATACGCTCGGACGAGCACCAAAAGGTGTTAATGATGGTGATGGGTTTATCTTTATTAGTCATATTGGTGATGTGTATCCTAGTGGTTTCTTACCAGTAAAGTGCGGTAACGTAAGAGAAACTCCACTTCCGGAAATATACCGTCAAAGTCCTATTCTTAGAGAACTAAGAGATAAGTCATTAATTAAAGGTAAATGTGGTGCTTGTGAATACAAAGAAATTTGTGGTGGATCACGTGCAAGAGCATATGCAGTAACAGGAGATTATCTAGAGAGTGACCCATATTGTGCTTATGTTCCAAAAGCTTTTCAATAA
- a CDS encoding MFS transporter, translating into MNNLERNYSTANNESANPKLNLKSLERSFYSKTSMYSFFVVSFLFLTMWIGTGQFVKIDLMLAGYMVASFIFAIGITVRMAAWLIRPATNQMIKRSIQNMLSTKRTKRNVMSIVKTIVDNIILQKFIFKRGLYRGIQHWLIAWGCIGSFAITFGLTFGWMHFRLIDATTYQMMVFNIPTITMQANGLFAEMIYNGLNITALMVLVGVIMALVRRIHNHDLKVTERAEFDLLPLYILLAVTVTGLLLTVSYKFLGGLIHPQLALIHQITVVLFLIYFPFGKLFHLPIRPLATAVPMNYQEEIMVDTRSCKKCGTKYSSDDQIADVKSILHSQQFDLKLEDGSYLADYCPNCRRRIRVMTQLNLGSVKGNPYGPVQTNNGIHVPGFGRKRSDEFYNQSAEEEK; encoded by the coding sequence ATGAACAACCTTGAAAGAAATTATTCTACAGCCAACAATGAAAGTGCCAATCCAAAATTAAACTTGAAAAGTCTTGAGAGATCGTTTTATTCAAAAACTAGTATGTATTCATTTTTTGTAGTCTCCTTCTTATTTCTGACAATGTGGATAGGAACAGGACAATTTGTGAAAATTGACTTAATGCTCGCAGGATATATGGTTGCATCATTTATTTTTGCCATTGGCATAACAGTTAGGATGGCAGCATGGTTAATTCGACCAGCTACCAATCAAATGATCAAACGTAGTATTCAAAATATGCTAAGTACAAAACGTACGAAGCGGAATGTAATGTCAATTGTCAAAACCATTGTTGATAATATTATTCTTCAAAAATTTATCTTTAAACGAGGGCTATACAGGGGGATCCAGCATTGGTTGATCGCTTGGGGCTGTATCGGTTCATTTGCGATTACATTCGGACTAACATTTGGTTGGATGCACTTTAGATTAATCGATGCGACAACTTATCAAATGATGGTGTTTAATATCCCGACGATTACGATGCAAGCTAACGGATTATTTGCAGAAATGATTTATAACGGATTAAATATTACTGCGTTAATGGTTTTAGTTGGGGTCATTATGGCTCTTGTAAGAAGAATTCATAACCATGATCTGAAGGTAACTGAGCGAGCAGAGTTTGATTTATTACCTCTTTATATACTATTAGCGGTAACGGTGACTGGATTATTATTAACGGTTTCATACAAGTTTTTAGGTGGTCTAATTCACCCTCAACTAGCACTAATTCATCAAATAACAGTTGTTCTATTCTTAATTTACTTCCCATTCGGTAAGCTGTTCCATTTACCAATTCGTCCTTTGGCTACAGCAGTCCCTATGAACTACCAGGAGGAAATTATGGTTGATACTAGATCATGTAAAAAATGTGGCACGAAATATAGTAGTGACGATCAAATTGCTGATGTAAAGTCAATCTTACACTCACAACAATTCGATTTAAAATTAGAAGATGGCTCATATTTGGCCGATTATTGCCCAAATTGTCGTAGAAGAATTCGAGTAATGACTCAATTAAACTTAGGCTCCGTAAAAGGTAATCCATATGGACCTGTTCAAACGAACAATGGAATTCATGTTCCTGGTTTCGGTAGAAAAAGATCAGATGAGTTTTATAACCAGTCTGCAGAGGAGGAAAAATAA
- the fdhF gene encoding formate dehydrogenase subunit alpha has translation MTQFLAKEGVKNLHREGEKLITTHCCYCGMQCGMHIRLNEKTGKVVGVEPRYDWPVTLGKMCPKGVTAYQTVDHDERITTPLIKKNGQFVRATWDEALDLIEKNFKDLQSKHGKDALSVYGGVSMTNEKCYLVGKYARVGLGTRFVDYNGRFCMSSAAGGFMKTLGTDRGSTFPWTELEHTDCFFISGWNAAECHPTSIQWLWKARDKGAKMIVADPRETQIARLADVHLDLKSGTDSALANGMLHIIVRDGYVDEAYVNERCNNYEEMKEKVKLFTPEYTSEITGVSVEKIEKAARIYGKSPRSVVMFCRGIEQQTKGVDNVCIYTSMALLRGQIGKFASGVATVTGQGNGQGGREHGQKADALPGYRKIADPEHVKYIAGVWGIQPEEMPKAGVSAYEMFDEIQKGNIRAMHVMCSNPAVSAPNTEYVWDSFRKLDFLVVSDFFLSETAEFADVVLPATTWAEDEGTTTNLEGRVIRIRKVKDPVGESKTDWQIMQAIAERMDKGKYFPYENVPQIYEEFRLATKGGKADYYGITYDRIDKEDGVFWPCPSEDHPGTPTMFKEKFDTPNGKANLAVVDWQEPNEIPTAKFPHTLTTGRVVFHYLSGTQTRRVKFLMEQCPLPYAEMHPELASQYNLANGDKVKLSTPRSTMVVDVRLTKAIRNDHVFVPYHWGKELSINQLTNPALDPTSRMPEFKVCAVKIEKA, from the coding sequence ATGACTCAATTTTTAGCTAAAGAAGGCGTGAAAAATCTCCACCGTGAAGGTGAAAAGTTAATTACAACCCATTGCTGTTATTGCGGGATGCAGTGTGGAATGCATATAAGATTAAATGAAAAAACAGGTAAGGTTGTTGGGGTAGAACCTCGTTACGATTGGCCGGTAACACTTGGTAAAATGTGCCCAAAAGGTGTTACAGCTTATCAAACTGTTGATCATGATGAAAGAATTACTACACCTTTAATTAAGAAAAATGGTCAGTTCGTTAGAGCAACATGGGATGAAGCATTAGATTTAATTGAGAAGAACTTTAAAGATCTTCAAAGTAAACACGGGAAAGATGCACTATCTGTTTATGGTGGCGTATCTATGACAAATGAAAAGTGTTACCTAGTAGGAAAGTATGCTCGTGTCGGATTAGGAACACGTTTTGTTGACTATAACGGTCGTTTTTGTATGAGTTCTGCAGCTGGTGGTTTTATGAAGACGCTTGGAACCGACCGTGGCTCAACATTCCCTTGGACTGAGTTAGAGCATACAGATTGCTTCTTTATCTCAGGATGGAATGCAGCAGAATGTCACCCTACTTCAATTCAGTGGTTATGGAAAGCGAGAGATAAAGGCGCAAAAATGATTGTAGCAGATCCTCGTGAAACTCAAATTGCTCGTCTTGCTGATGTTCACTTAGATTTAAAATCTGGAACAGACTCAGCACTAGCAAACGGAATGCTCCACATTATCGTTCGTGATGGTTATGTTGACGAAGCTTATGTTAATGAACGTTGTAACAATTATGAAGAAATGAAAGAAAAAGTGAAACTATTCACTCCAGAATATACATCTGAAATTACAGGGGTATCGGTAGAAAAAATCGAGAAGGCTGCAAGGATTTACGGTAAGTCACCTCGTTCAGTAGTAATGTTTTGTCGTGGTATTGAGCAACAAACAAAGGGTGTAGACAATGTTTGTATCTACACTTCAATGGCGTTACTAAGAGGTCAAATTGGAAAGTTTGCTTCTGGTGTAGCGACAGTAACAGGTCAAGGAAACGGTCAAGGTGGACGTGAGCACGGTCAAAAAGCAGACGCGCTTCCTGGCTACAGAAAAATTGCTGATCCTGAGCATGTTAAATATATTGCAGGTGTTTGGGGCATTCAACCTGAAGAAATGCCAAAAGCAGGGGTTTCTGCTTATGAGATGTTTGATGAAATTCAAAAAGGAAACATTCGTGCAATGCACGTGATGTGTAGTAACCCGGCAGTATCAGCACCTAATACTGAATACGTTTGGGATAGCTTTAGAAAATTAGACTTCTTAGTTGTAAGTGATTTCTTCTTATCAGAAACGGCTGAGTTTGCGGATGTTGTTCTTCCTGCGACAACGTGGGCAGAAGACGAAGGAACTACAACAAACCTTGAAGGTCGTGTAATTCGTATTCGTAAAGTAAAAGATCCAGTTGGAGAGTCTAAAACTGACTGGCAAATTATGCAGGCAATTGCAGAACGTATGGACAAAGGTAAATACTTCCCTTATGAAAACGTTCCGCAAATTTATGAAGAATTTCGCTTAGCAACAAAAGGTGGAAAAGCAGATTATTACGGAATTACGTATGATCGTATCGATAAAGAAGATGGTGTCTTCTGGCCTTGTCCTTCTGAAGATCACCCTGGAACACCGACTATGTTCAAAGAAAAATTTGATACTCCAAACGGAAAAGCTAATTTAGCAGTTGTTGATTGGCAAGAACCAAATGAAATTCCGACAGCTAAGTTCCCACACACGTTAACAACTGGCCGTGTCGTATTCCATTACCTTTCAGGTACACAAACGAGAAGAGTAAAATTCTTGATGGAACAATGTCCACTACCATATGCAGAAATGCATCCAGAACTTGCTAGTCAATATAACTTAGCAAATGGAGATAAAGTAAAATTATCAACACCGCGTTCAACAATGGTGGTCGATGTCCGCTTAACAAAGGCAATCAGAAATGATCATGTATTCGTACCTTACCACTGGGGTAAAGAGCTATCCATTAATCAGTTAACAAATCCAGCTCTTGATCCTACTTCAAGAATGCCAGAATTTAAAGTTTGTGCCGTTAAAATAGAGAAAGCGTAA
- a CDS encoding 4Fe-4S dicluster domain-containing protein, with protein sequence MNKIMYLEFERCIGCRSCQAACRECGGHDAKERNYVEYVDFMESRQTFPMLCMQCKDPACARVCPANAIQITEEGVVLSAMEEKCIGCRNCTFGCPFGIPKFDFEENKMYKCDMCYDRTQHGISPMCASVCPSDAIRFIDFDEMQALRRRRTQMNLIEGKKPTEQDKWQYVPEFFGVYSD encoded by the coding sequence ATGAATAAAATTATGTATCTTGAATTCGAACGTTGTATCGGTTGTAGATCTTGTCAAGCCGCTTGTCGTGAGTGTGGTGGACATGATGCAAAAGAACGAAATTATGTTGAATACGTCGATTTTATGGAAAGCCGTCAAACATTTCCAATGCTTTGTATGCAATGTAAGGATCCTGCCTGTGCTCGTGTATGTCCGGCAAATGCAATTCAAATAACAGAAGAAGGTGTAGTACTTTCTGCAATGGAAGAAAAATGTATTGGCTGTAGAAATTGTACTTTTGGATGTCCATTTGGTATTCCAAAGTTCGATTTTGAAGAGAATAAGATGTACAAGTGTGATATGTGCTATGACAGAACACAACATGGCATTTCCCCAATGTGTGCGTCTGTTTGTCCAAGTGATGCAATTCGTTTTATTGACTTTGATGAAATGCAAGCGTTACGCAGACGTAGAACACAAATGAATTTAATCGAAGGTAAAAAGCCAACAGAACAAGATAAATGGCAATATGTACCTGAGTTTTTCGGAGTATACAGTGATTAA
- a CDS encoding Rieske 2Fe-2S domain-containing protein: MTDKKKLGRNQKDTEDDMINLVDNLNREDDLKYNRRAFLKTAVGTSVALSVATIPFTVRAMLGIAEEDHERVEIAKLADLPEGESVTFYYPTEKDPALLIHTVNGDLKAYNSACTHLMCPVFYEKTQDVLLCPCHAGYFDVNNGQPKAGPPQRELPLIEIEVDNGIVYAVGRQYRHG, from the coding sequence ATGACAGATAAAAAGAAATTAGGCCGTAACCAAAAAGATACAGAAGATGACATGATTAATTTAGTTGATAATTTAAATCGTGAAGATGATTTGAAATATAATCGTCGTGCATTTCTAAAAACAGCTGTAGGGACATCGGTTGCTCTTAGTGTTGCAACAATCCCTTTTACAGTAAGAGCTATGTTAGGAATTGCCGAGGAAGACCATGAAAGGGTTGAAATTGCTAAACTAGCAGATCTTCCAGAAGGTGAATCGGTTACGTTTTATTATCCTACTGAAAAAGATCCTGCACTATTGATTCATACTGTAAATGGTGATTTAAAAGCCTACAATAGTGCTTGTACACACCTTATGTGTCCGGTTTTTTATGAAAAAACACAAGACGTACTTTTATGTCCTTGTCACGCAGGATATTTTGACGTGAATAATGGGCAACCTAAAGCTGGCCCGCCTCAACGAGAACTTCCTTTAATTGAGATTGAAGTAGACAATGGTATTGTTTATGCGGTTGGGAGGCAGTATCGTCATGGGTAA
- a CDS encoding NarK family nitrate/nitrite MFS transporter: protein MARITRWEPENEQFWEAEGKKHANRNLWISIPALLLAFAVWQIWSVTAASLNDIGFNFTKSELFTLAALPGLTGATFRIFYTFVVPIFGGRNWTIISTASLLIPSIGIGLAVQNPETSFMTMAILAALCGLGGGNFASSMANISFFYPKKAKGTALGLNAGIGNLGVSTVQFVAPLVVTMGIFGAVAGNPQILADGTQVWVQNAAFVWVIPIILTVIAAIFGMDNLPGTKASIKEQAVIFKNKHTWIMTFLYVMCFGSFIGYSAAFPLLIRTEFPEVNALQFAFLGPLVGALIRPVGGWVSDKVGGAIVTFIDIIVMIFATLGVIYFYNQGNFTGFLIMFLVLFVTTGIANGSTFRMIPYIFSNQKEAAAVLGWTSAIGAYGAFLIPKIFGWSIDTTGLANTALYIFIAYYVLSLVITWYYYSRKDAEVKC, encoded by the coding sequence ATGGCAAGGATTACTAGATGGGAGCCTGAAAATGAACAGTTTTGGGAAGCAGAAGGGAAAAAACATGCAAACCGAAATTTATGGATCTCAATTCCTGCTTTATTATTAGCATTTGCCGTTTGGCAAATTTGGTCAGTAACAGCTGCAAGCTTAAACGACATTGGTTTTAATTTTACAAAATCAGAATTATTTACTCTAGCGGCGCTTCCAGGTCTTACTGGAGCGACATTTCGAATTTTCTACACATTTGTCGTTCCGATTTTCGGTGGACGTAATTGGACGATCATAAGTACCGCATCGTTACTAATTCCATCCATAGGAATTGGTCTAGCAGTTCAAAACCCTGAAACATCATTTATGACTATGGCTATTTTAGCAGCACTTTGTGGTCTTGGAGGAGGAAATTTTGCTTCTTCAATGGCAAATATTAGTTTCTTCTATCCTAAGAAAGCAAAAGGAACTGCCCTTGGCTTAAATGCTGGAATCGGAAACTTAGGGGTTAGCACAGTTCAATTCGTAGCTCCTTTAGTTGTAACAATGGGTATTTTCGGAGCTGTAGCTGGTAATCCTCAAATTTTAGCAGATGGCACGCAAGTTTGGGTTCAAAATGCAGCTTTCGTTTGGGTCATTCCAATTATTTTAACAGTGATTGCAGCAATTTTCGGAATGGATAATTTACCAGGAACAAAGGCATCTATTAAAGAGCAGGCAGTTATTTTTAAAAACAAACATACATGGATTATGACATTCCTTTACGTTATGTGTTTTGGTTCATTTATTGGTTATTCAGCAGCATTTCCACTATTAATTAGAACAGAATTTCCAGAAGTGAATGCACTGCAGTTTGCGTTCCTTGGTCCACTTGTCGGTGCTCTTATTCGTCCAGTTGGGGGTTGGGTATCAGATAAGGTTGGAGGAGCGATTGTAACATTTATTGATATTATTGTGATGATATTCGCCACATTAGGTGTTATTTATTTCTATAATCAAGGGAACTTTACAGGGTTCTTAATCATGTTCCTAGTTCTTTTTGTTACAACAGGTATTGCTAACGGTTCTACATTCAGAATGATTCCTTACATTTTCTCAAACCAAAAAGAAGCTGCAGCTGTTTTAGGATGGACGTCAGCAATTGGAGCGTATGGTGCTTTCTTAATTCCAAAAATCTTTGGTTGGTCAATTGACACAACAGGTTTGGCAAATACGGCACTTTATATCTTTATCGCTTATTATGTTTTAAGTTTAGTCATCACTTGGTACTACTATTCAAGGAAAGATGCAGAAGTAAAGTGCTAA
- a CDS encoding NarK family nitrate/nitrite MFS transporter: protein MSSKELFHFKNPRMKVLHLTWIAFFVSFFAWFNMAPLAGTMIESVGWLTKDHMAALAIINVALTIPARIVIGMLLDQYGPRRVFSILLVVMAIPTFFFAFGTTWMQLFISRLLISSIGASFVVGIRMVSEWFPPKSVGFAEGFYAGWGNFGSAAAAIVLPWVAITMFGGDEGWRYAIAFSGVACFIYGIIYWFVVSDTPEGKVYQKPRKTAAMEVSSYRDMILLILWTVPLVGALGLLSWRLKNLQFISEQALSIIYVILFLVLAFQIFQILRVNLPILREGVPEDDKYKFKNVAALNTTYFANFGAELAIVSMLPLFFLTTFGLTATAAGLIASSFAFVNLFARPFGGWLSDRMTSRKTVMLLYMFGISLGLVAMGMINSEWPLLLAVMVTVLTSMFIQGAEGATFAVIPLIKKRITGQISGMAGAYGNVGAVVYLTLFTLVTPQTFFFILAGGAFLSFIFCLLFLDEPKGSHSEEYQLSSVDLAQQEEQMIEKRVKGA, encoded by the coding sequence ATGTCTAGTAAAGAATTGTTTCATTTTAAAAACCCACGTATGAAAGTGTTACATTTAACATGGATTGCATTTTTTGTCTCATTTTTTGCTTGGTTCAATATGGCACCGCTTGCAGGAACAATGATTGAATCTGTAGGTTGGCTAACAAAAGACCACATGGCCGCATTAGCAATTATCAACGTTGCATTGACAATTCCAGCTCGTATTGTAATTGGAATGTTACTCGATCAATATGGCCCTAGAAGAGTTTTTTCGATATTACTTGTTGTGATGGCAATCCCCACATTTTTCTTTGCATTTGGCACAACTTGGATGCAATTATTTATTTCCCGCTTATTAATTAGTTCAATTGGTGCCAGTTTTGTAGTTGGGATCCGAATGGTTTCTGAGTGGTTTCCTCCAAAAAGTGTTGGCTTTGCTGAAGGGTTTTATGCTGGCTGGGGTAACTTTGGTTCTGCAGCTGCCGCAATCGTTCTTCCTTGGGTTGCAATTACAATGTTTGGCGGTGACGAAGGTTGGCGCTATGCGATTGCGTTTAGTGGCGTTGCCTGCTTTATATACGGAATTATTTATTGGTTCGTTGTGAGTGATACACCTGAAGGAAAAGTGTATCAAAAACCAAGAAAAACAGCGGCAATGGAAGTCAGTTCCTATCGTGATATGATCCTATTAATTTTGTGGACAGTTCCTTTAGTTGGTGCATTAGGATTATTGTCGTGGCGTTTAAAAAACTTACAGTTCATTTCAGAACAAGCATTATCCATTATTTATGTTATTTTATTTTTGGTCTTAGCTTTTCAAATCTTTCAAATTTTACGAGTGAATTTACCGATCCTAAGAGAAGGTGTCCCTGAGGATGATAAGTATAAATTTAAAAATGTAGCCGCTTTAAATACGACGTATTTTGCAAACTTTGGGGCAGAACTAGCGATTGTTTCAATGCTACCACTATTCTTTTTAACTACATTTGGCCTAACAGCAACAGCAGCTGGTTTAATCGCCTCATCATTTGCATTCGTTAATTTGTTTGCAAGACCTTTTGGTGGTTGGCTATCTGATCGAATGACAAGCCGAAAAACAGTAATGCTGCTATATATGTTTGGAATAAGCTTGGGCCTTGTTGCAATGGGGATGATTAACTCAGAGTGGCCGTTACTACTAGCAGTTATGGTTACGGTATTAACGTCAATGTTCATTCAAGGTGCAGAAGGTGCAACATTTGCTGTAATTCCACTTATTAAGAAGCGAATAACTGGTCAAATCTCTGGGATGGCTGGAGCTTATGGGAATGTTGGCGCAGTTGTCTACTTAACCTTGTTTACGTTAGTAACACCACAAACGTTCTTCTTTATTTTAGCAGGTGGGGCATTTCTAAGTTTTATATTCTGTTTACTATTTTTAGACGAACCAAAAGGCTCACATAGTGAGGAATATCAGCTTTCTAGCGTTGACTTAGCCCAACAGGAAGAACAAATGATAGAAAAGCGAGTAAAAGGTGCTTAA
- a CDS encoding Crp/Fnr family transcriptional regulator translates to MEKKELEMKRFFNELSKENQDLLLSIGLEITAKSGTFLFYEGDFPENVYLIREGKVRLSKMTADGKEFSVHLKQKDELVGEVGLFNDMSISVTAEVIDDAILVKFERPALEAIFRENGEIAVAFMKWFARHTQSTQAKFRDLILCGKTGAFYSTLIRFSNSYGVKSDNGILINVQLTNQDIANYIGTTRESINRMLNDLKKDKIITMDKGFITIKDIEFLKDYLHCGDCPVEICTI, encoded by the coding sequence ATGGAAAAGAAAGAGCTGGAAATGAAGCGTTTCTTTAATGAATTATCAAAAGAAAACCAAGACTTGTTACTATCAATCGGCTTGGAAATAACGGCAAAGAGTGGAACGTTTTTATTTTATGAGGGAGACTTTCCTGAAAACGTTTATTTAATTCGTGAAGGAAAGGTTCGCTTAAGTAAAATGACTGCTGATGGAAAAGAGTTCAGTGTTCATTTAAAGCAAAAAGATGAACTTGTAGGTGAGGTTGGTTTGTTTAACGACATGTCTATTAGTGTTACTGCTGAAGTAATTGACGACGCTATTTTAGTCAAGTTTGAAAGACCAGCTCTTGAAGCAATCTTTAGAGAGAATGGTGAGATTGCAGTTGCCTTTATGAAATGGTTTGCTAGACATACACAGTCGACCCAAGCGAAGTTCCGCGATTTAATTCTTTGTGGGAAAACTGGTGCTTTTTATTCAACATTAATTCGTTTTAGTAATTCTTACGGAGTAAAGTCAGATAACGGAATTCTAATAAACGTACAATTAACAAATCAGGATATTGCCAACTATATTGGCACAACAAGAGAAAGTATTAATCGCATGCTTAATGATTTGAAAAAAGATAAAATTATTACTATGGACAAAGGTTTTATTACAATTAAGGATATTGAATTCTTAAAAGACTATTTACATTGTGGCGACTGCCCAGTAGAGATCTGTACGATATAA
- a CDS encoding YwiC-like family protein, with amino-acid sequence MNWFIPREHGAWAMLIVPYILGMLVSSASWLHLIFFIGVLAFYFASGPLLAYIRKPKLKKEVIPSLCIYISCGLLFTLPILYLFPRIIFIGFLIIPFFLLNLFFAKLKKERLFINDLVAIIALSFLVLISYYIGVGTVDAKSLLIMVINIIFFTASVFHVKTLIRERGNVKFLWSSHLFHGVTVALFFLLSLPVVAVAFLVGMLKAWFMPKAKRYKPIEIGLIEIANSIVFVVIIGVFL; translated from the coding sequence ATGAATTGGTTTATTCCAAGAGAGCACGGAGCATGGGCAATGTTGATCGTCCCCTATATTCTAGGAATGTTAGTAAGTTCAGCGTCTTGGTTGCATTTGATTTTTTTTATTGGTGTTTTAGCATTTTACTTTGCCTCAGGTCCATTGTTGGCGTATATTAGAAAACCAAAGTTGAAAAAAGAAGTAATACCATCTTTATGTATATATATTTCTTGTGGCTTATTATTTACTTTACCTATCCTTTATTTATTCCCAAGAATAATCTTTATCGGATTTTTAATCATTCCATTTTTCTTACTTAATCTATTTTTTGCAAAGTTAAAGAAAGAACGACTGTTTATTAATGATTTAGTCGCTATCATCGCTTTATCTTTTCTTGTTTTAATCTCCTATTACATTGGAGTTGGAACTGTTGACGCCAAGTCTTTGTTAATTATGGTGATTAATATTATCTTCTTCACTGCTAGTGTGTTTCATGTGAAAACATTAATTCGTGAAAGAGGAAATGTTAAATTTCTATGGAGTTCACATTTATTTCATGGAGTAACGGTTGCTTTATTTTTCTTATTAAGTTTGCCAGTAGTAGCTGTCGCTTTCCTTGTAGGCATGTTAAAAGCTTGGTTCATGCCCAAAGCGAAGCGCTATAAGCCAATTGAAATAGGCTTAATAGAAATTGCCAATAGCATTGTATTTGTTGTTATTATTGGAGTGTTTCTCTAG
- a CDS encoding YjzC family protein produces the protein MGQSRQFTHGQKAPNNGIYVEIGETGDNVQNPKSVKLEAGDTFPETSNQNRKWTYKSKFGR, from the coding sequence ATGGGACAAAGTCGACAATTTACTCATGGTCAAAAAGCACCGAATAACGGTATTTATGTGGAAATTGGTGAGACAGGGGACAATGTACAAAATCCGAAAAGTGTAAAACTTGAGGCAGGAGACACTTTTCCAGAAACAAGTAACCAAAATCGTAAATGGACATATAAGAGTAAATTTGGTAGATAA